The Heterodontus francisci isolate sHetFra1 unplaced genomic scaffold, sHetFra1.hap1 HAP1_SCAFFOLD_102, whole genome shotgun sequence genomic sequence ATGAGCCTTTGTTCTGGGTttgccagccagaggaaacagcctcccaGTATCTATTGTGTCAAACCACTTAAGATTTTTATTTGTCAGTACGATTACTTGTCATTCTTCTACATTCTGGGGAATTCTAGCATAGTCTACTCGAGCTTTTCtcatacatggatgacgttgccgtcttctgctcagtacgcaaacaccaagtgtcattacgtgctgaggttctatctgtacccgatgttgagaaggatggacctggtcacattgccgcggaacgctccatccagttggaccgtgccgtaccacctatcctgcgtgggaaggtttctgcggaaaacacctttgaccaccaatccatcaggcagtggtctgcatggaatgtcctcaaggcccgacgggaaacgtagatggtggatccggtcggatggttccccgagcagaccgccaaaatcatttggcagaatgcctcatcaccagaactttcaaacaagcaccaagatgtagcttggctagtggtgagaagagccctccctgtcagatccttcctgcacgcctgaagtctcaccccctccgcacaatgccctcgaggtggctgtggtgagaaagagacggttgcccacctccttctggaatgtgtctttgcaaagcaggtgtggagagagatgcagtggtttttgtcgaggttcatcccaagcagctctgcaacacaggaatctgtgctctatgggctgttcccagggacgcacaccgagataaacatcaactactgctggaggactatcaattcggtgaaagacgccctttggtctgcccgaaacttgctggtcttccagcacaaagtgttgtccatgaccgaatgttgcagactggcacattccatggtccaggactatgtgctgagggacgcactaaagcttggggcagccgcagcaaaggctcaatggggaaagaccactgtgtaagttcccctcatcaagctgaatggaggggctggatccatggaaaacccctcgaactttatctggaaaatatttgtgtgctataaaatgtaaaaatgtatctggcatgacaaatgaaatggttgtgaggcaactcactcctttattgaaggaaactgacctcctttgcactgtttgtaattttttgacttgatgctgtttgaaactgtacggtaatgtatttttttttccagattttgatgaataaagtatattttggaaataaaaaaaaaagtctggaagaggaaagaccagcgggaaagctcgggccaaggccaagtctcgctcctcccaggctggaatgcagttcccggtgggtcgtgttcacaggctcctgagaaagggtaactatgctgagcgtgtgggtgccggagccccggtctatctggctgctgtgctcgagtatctgaccgctgaaatcggcGAGCTGGCCGGTcatgcggcccgggacaacaagcagagccgcatcatccccagacacctgcagctggcggtccgcaatgacgaggagctcaacaagcttctgggaggagtgaccatcgctcagggcggggtgctgcctaatatccaggccgtgctgctgcccaagaaaaccagcgctcagagctcccagaaaaagtaaagcggccaaaatgtcatccaataacccaaaggctcttttcagagccaccgacagtctctgtgaaagg encodes the following:
- the LOC137359405 gene encoding histone H2A-like codes for the protein RGKTSGKARAKAKSRSSQAGMQFPVGRVHRLLRKGNYAERVGAGAPVYLAAVLEYLTAEIGELAGHAARDNKQSRIIPRHLQLAVRNDEELNKLLGGVTIAQGGVLPNIQAVLLPKKTSAIFMNKIYLGIQQKVLGQERLTDKQVMQQRQRESANGAVKGKTLVNRMSAEELGVPGRSEDRLPRINFNQGTKYQWNRTSKVRGLRLKFPMFWKKPADVGR